From Tachypleus tridentatus isolate NWPU-2018 chromosome 8, ASM421037v1, whole genome shotgun sequence, a single genomic window includes:
- the LOC143224195 gene encoding uncharacterized protein LOC143224195 isoform X1, with the protein MPTPRVRIASGTLTGSRLSSAADSAGNPAWLAVELMIRHTGGCWAQGGEPGILRSVKGANSLRRDRPTGSSTDLEYGDHTNLMTRSNNPKSLSIGKSLNSEQKSNVDNSRVPTARPTRKVKTLISLANVVLIIKIRNSSPSTGFWVSKSYLMQTKHLWEDDVEKNRKR; encoded by the coding sequence ATGCCTACCCCTAGGGTACGGATCGCATCCGGGACCCTGACGGGTAGCAGACTGTCCTCGGCGGCAGACAGCGCGGGGAACCCTGCGTGGTTAGCTGTAGAGTTGATGATTCGTCATACTGGCGGGTGTTGGGCACAAGGAGGTGAACCCGGAATTCTCAGGTCAGTGAAGGGAGCCAACTCTTTGAGAAGGGACAGACCCACAGGGTCAAGTACTGACTTGGAGTATGGCGACCACACGAACTTGATGACCCGGAGTAACAATCCGAAGTCGCTCAGCATAGGTAAGAGTTTAAATTCCGAGCAGAAATCGAATGTAGACAACAGCCGAGTTCCAACGGCAAGACCAACACGTAAAGTTAAAACGTTGATATCATTGGCAAATGTagtacttataataaaaatacgtaatagttcCCCTAGCACAGGGTTCTGGGTGTCAAAGAGTTATCTTATGCAAACCAAACATCTGTGGGAAGATGACGTTGAAAAAAATAGGAAACGATAG
- the LOC143224195 gene encoding uncharacterized protein LOC143224195 isoform X2 produces the protein MPKQTKKVNDDMASNAENQDPRSTATKVFFTKAMYVCNHEFEHSFKAFYFFLKMTILIKNPLQRKCIPFISTRISNSMFDDVVLLTQMCFYFGRTISPFVA, from the exons ATGCCGAAGCAAACTAAGAAAGTGAACGACGATATGGCGTCGAATGCAGAAAACCAAGATCCGCGCTCAACAGCAACAAAA GTTTTCTTTACGAAGGCGATGTATGTCTGCAACCATGAATTCGAGCACAGTTTTAAGGCTTTTTACTTCTTTCTCAAGATGACAATTCTGATCAAGAATCCTCTGCAAAGAAAATGTATTCCTTTTATTTCAACACGTATATCTAATAGTATGTTTGATGATGTAGTTTTACTCACacagatgtgtttttattttggacGAACAattagcccttttgtagcttag